A genomic segment from Saimiri boliviensis isolate mSaiBol1 chromosome 14, mSaiBol1.pri, whole genome shotgun sequence encodes:
- the IER2 gene encoding immediate early response gene 2 protein: protein MEVQKEAQRIMTLSVWKMYHSRMQRGGLRLHRSLQLSLVMRSARELYLSAKVEALEPEVSLPPARPSDPRLHPPREVESTVETATADGEQPSPESMDTQEAPTAEEIPACCAPRPAKVSRKRRSSSLSDGGDTGLVPSKKARLEEKEEEEGVSSEVADRLQPSLAQAEGAFPNLARVLQRRFSGLLNCSPAAPPTAPPACDAKPACRPADSMLNVLVRAVVAF, encoded by the coding sequence ATGGAAGTGCAGAAGGAGGCACAGCGCATCATGACCCTGTCGGTGTGGAAGATGTATCACTCCCGCATGCAGCGCGGTGGCCTGCGGCTGCACCGGAGTCTACAGCTGTCGCTGGTCATGCGCAGCGCCCGGGAACTCTACCTCTCGGCCAAGGTGGAGGCCCTCGAACCCGAGGTGTCCTTGCCGCCTGCCCGCCCCTCTGATCCTCGTCTGCACCCGCCCCGGGAAGTCGAGTCCACGGTCGAGACAGCGACCGCCGACGGCGAGCAGCCGTCTCCGGAGTCCATGGACACGCAGGAGGCGCCGACGGCCGAGGAGATCCCCGCCTGCTGTGCCCCGCGCCCCGCCAAAGTTAGCCGCAAACGGCGCAGCAGCAGCCTGAGCGACGGCGGGGACACGGGACTGGTCCCGAGCAAGAAAGCCCGtctggaagaaaaggaggaagaggagggggtgTCATCCGAGGTCGCCGATCGTCTGCAGCCCTCTCTGGCGCAAGCGGAGGGCGCCTTTCCCAACCTGGCCCGCGTCCTGCAGAGGCGCTTCTCGGGCCTCCTGAACTGCAGCCCCGCAGCCCCTCCGACGGCGCCGCCCGCGTGCGACGCAAAGCCCGCCTGCCGTCCCGCGGACAGCATGCTCAACGTGCTGGTGCGGGCGGTGGTGGCCTTTTGA